A genomic stretch from Terriglobus sp. RCC_193 includes:
- a CDS encoding ThiF family adenylyltransferase codes for MNPTTHLTHADRYSRQTLSGWRQDVLAGARMLVVGAGALGNEVLKNLALSGIGLVDVMDFDVVESSNLSRCILFRDEDLHCMKARVVPKRLREISPEIETRALPLDVCVDVGAGLLRGYDMVLGCMDNIEARLALGRLCRDAGVVYLDGGMDAAGGQVSLFHPYDGACFECGMTARMWERVAQRQSCLRMGTGEEEMDSMPMAATAMMASSIGALQAQEAVRWLLRETGKTHAPLQPGQKVCLQTAPYGMFVVSASVSSQCETHQRIAVTHCFAGSPVEVTVAQLLDAFAADALSLPWDVVTCMECLDCCVEECLLPLHQITRKQMHCPRCGRVRSPEMQSSIAREDALAGHTLMELGVPQLSVLDLSRTTMTGESERIRVELV; via the coding sequence ATGAATCCGACAACACATCTGACGCATGCGGACCGATACAGCAGGCAGACGCTGTCCGGCTGGCGACAGGATGTGCTGGCCGGGGCGCGGATGCTTGTGGTGGGGGCTGGCGCGCTTGGTAATGAGGTACTCAAAAATCTCGCGCTCAGTGGTATCGGTCTTGTCGATGTTATGGATTTTGATGTGGTGGAGAGCAGCAATCTGTCGCGCTGCATTTTGTTTCGTGACGAGGATTTGCATTGCATGAAGGCGCGTGTGGTGCCAAAACGGCTCCGGGAAATTTCACCGGAGATCGAAACACGAGCGTTGCCGCTGGATGTCTGCGTGGATGTAGGGGCCGGTTTGCTGCGTGGTTATGACATGGTGCTCGGCTGCATGGACAACATTGAGGCTCGCCTCGCCCTTGGTAGATTGTGTCGTGATGCCGGTGTGGTGTATCTGGATGGCGGTATGGATGCTGCCGGTGGCCAGGTGAGTTTGTTTCATCCATACGATGGTGCCTGCTTTGAATGCGGCATGACGGCGCGGATGTGGGAACGCGTGGCACAGAGGCAGTCCTGCCTTCGCATGGGAACGGGTGAGGAGGAGATGGATTCCATGCCGATGGCGGCAACTGCAATGATGGCTTCTTCCATCGGAGCATTGCAGGCGCAGGAAGCTGTGCGGTGGCTATTGCGTGAAACGGGTAAGACGCATGCGCCATTGCAGCCCGGACAAAAAGTCTGTCTGCAGACCGCACCCTATGGCATGTTTGTGGTTTCTGCTTCGGTTTCTTCGCAGTGCGAAACGCATCAGCGGATCGCAGTGACGCATTGTTTCGCAGGGTCACCCGTGGAAGTCACCGTTGCACAACTGCTGGATGCATTTGCAGCCGATGCGCTTTCGTTGCCGTGGGATGTAGTTACGTGCATGGAGTGCCTTGATTGCTGCGTAGAGGAATGTTTGTTGCCACTGCATCAGATAACCAGAAAGCAGATGCACTGCCCCCGCTGCGGCAGGGTGCGATCACCAGAGATGCAATCCTCGATTGCGCGCGAAGACGCGCTGGCGGGACATACGCTGATGGAACTCGGAGTACCGCAATTGTCCGTGCTTGATCTTTCACGAACCACCATGACCGGCGAAAGCGAAAGGATACGGGTGGAACTGGTATGA
- a CDS encoding ubiquitin-conjugating enzyme E2, whose amino-acid sequence MSSVRERRLRSDYEAVQAFLVASGGRVTLETHTGTPPESYHFVFRCRSVVGMENGEAVFGSQHRVRVYLPAQYPAVPPVASLRSPLLHPHVWPNGTVCLGLWNPAEKLDSILSRIGAILVFDPTGMNWRSVANEDAVPWAREHTRELPLDALFGLPVPELVL is encoded by the coding sequence GTGAGCTCTGTGCGTGAACGCCGTTTGCGAAGTGATTACGAAGCTGTGCAGGCTTTTCTTGTTGCGTCGGGTGGACGAGTAACGCTGGAAACGCACACAGGAACCCCGCCGGAGAGTTATCACTTTGTTTTCCGTTGCCGCAGTGTTGTCGGCATGGAGAATGGCGAGGCGGTATTTGGATCGCAGCATCGTGTGCGTGTCTATCTGCCGGCACAGTATCCCGCGGTTCCGCCAGTCGCATCCTTGCGCTCGCCTCTGTTGCATCCGCATGTATGGCCGAACGGTACGGTATGTCTTGGTCTATGGAATCCGGCGGAGAAGCTGGATAGCATCCTGTCACGTATTGGTGCCATTCTTGTGTTTGATCCGACAGGAATGAACTGGCGCAGCGTTGCGAATGAAGATGCTGTTCCGTGGGCGCGTGAGCATACCCGGGAGCTGCCGCTGGATGCGCTCTTCGGTCTTCCTGTTCCAGAGCTTGTGCTGTAG
- a CDS encoding Mov34/MPN/PAD-1 family protein: protein MDWQELESLQPETIAAEAVLLSDDLQRWKSGADSAVVVHADAMQQMQAHAASSSNEIMGILRGRALAEGGRTLTLVLRAEPTEKASETRTSVHMTLASWQQAWSTMHDDLPMVGWYHSHPGFGVFFSYTDSASQRAYFREPWQVGVVIDPHSGEAGAFLGRESVPVTMWTAEQIAG from the coding sequence ATGGATTGGCAGGAATTGGAATCACTGCAACCGGAAACGATCGCCGCGGAGGCGGTGCTGCTATCTGACGACCTGCAACGCTGGAAGTCTGGAGCAGATTCTGCGGTAGTGGTCCATGCAGATGCCATGCAGCAGATGCAGGCTCATGCTGCTTCTTCTTCAAACGAAATCATGGGGATATTGCGTGGCCGCGCATTGGCAGAAGGCGGTAGAACACTGACCCTTGTGCTCCGAGCAGAGCCTACGGAAAAGGCGAGTGAAACACGCACTTCGGTGCACATGACATTGGCTTCATGGCAACAGGCGTGGAGTACCATGCACGATGATCTGCCTATGGTGGGCTGGTATCACAGCCATCCCGGCTTCGGCGTCTTCTTCTCGTATACGGATAGTGCCTCGCAGCGGGCTTACTTCCGTGAACCATGGCAGGTGGGTGTGGTGATCGATCCACATTCGGGTGAGGCGGGTGCGTTCCTCGGTCGTGAGAGCGTTCCTGTGACGATGTGGACAGCGGAACAGATCGCAGGCTGA
- the tssK gene encoding type VI secretion system baseplate subunit TssK translates to MSVSLVAVPGPIEWHDGMLLTPQHFDDLTIRLERLLEHASVTSAPFNWGVFRLGIGEAELMNGSFYLTEFEAIFPDGLTVWHDARLGGTLALDLNAIDAELKVGPFMIYAAIPAHREGEERVWRYQPAQPGRDELPEATDENNVPIPRLQVRLQLIASRTPPPSRFVSIPLARLQYRTGAFVVLDNYVPPTRLLEKDASLIGECITLLRRVREVAIVLQQQYRSLSAQERQDMDVARRTAVQQLVAMLPYSEAVLEAGEAHPFTVYTTLCALAGHIAGISSDPIPPNFARYDHADVVANFAEVKAYINRVLAENSSTDFLGIPFQHGDGTFYLMFEPAWKGKPLLISMRNEGKPAQEMVTWAEQSLIGSSILQDSMRQRRILGARRARVEREPGLFTGPDTLLFRIGNDDEFIQGGEMLEVSSRNPEQTSGEPAEMMLYIMQG, encoded by the coding sequence GTGAGTGTTTCGCTGGTAGCGGTGCCGGGACCCATTGAGTGGCACGACGGCATGCTGCTTACACCGCAGCACTTTGATGATCTGACGATCCGTCTGGAGCGTCTGCTGGAGCACGCCTCCGTCACCTCTGCTCCGTTTAACTGGGGTGTCTTTCGCCTTGGCATCGGCGAAGCGGAGTTGATGAATGGCTCGTTTTATCTGACGGAGTTTGAGGCTATCTTTCCGGATGGTCTTACCGTTTGGCACGATGCTCGTCTCGGTGGCACGCTCGCGCTTGATCTGAACGCGATCGACGCAGAATTAAAAGTCGGGCCGTTCATGATCTATGCGGCGATACCGGCGCATCGCGAGGGAGAAGAGCGTGTGTGGCGCTATCAGCCGGCGCAACCCGGACGCGATGAACTGCCGGAAGCGACCGATGAAAACAATGTGCCCATCCCGCGTCTACAAGTTCGGCTGCAATTGATTGCCTCGCGCACTCCTCCTCCGTCACGTTTTGTCAGCATTCCGTTGGCGCGCCTGCAATACCGCACTGGCGCATTTGTGGTTTTGGATAACTATGTTCCACCAACTCGTCTTCTGGAGAAAGACGCTTCGTTAATCGGCGAATGCATTACGCTGCTGCGTCGTGTGCGTGAGGTGGCCATCGTTCTGCAGCAACAATATCGTTCGCTGTCCGCGCAGGAACGGCAGGACATGGATGTGGCACGCAGGACGGCCGTGCAGCAGCTTGTGGCCATGTTGCCGTATAGCGAGGCTGTACTGGAGGCGGGAGAGGCGCATCCGTTCACGGTGTATACGACACTTTGTGCGCTTGCCGGTCATATCGCCGGTATCTCGTCGGATCCCATTCCACCGAACTTTGCGCGTTACGATCATGCAGACGTGGTGGCGAATTTTGCGGAAGTGAAGGCGTACATCAATCGTGTGCTGGCAGAGAATAGCTCCACGGATTTCCTAGGCATTCCGTTCCAGCATGGCGATGGCACGTTTTACCTAATGTTTGAACCTGCATGGAAGGGCAAGCCGCTGCTGATCAGCATGCGCAATGAAGGTAAGCCCGCACAGGAGATGGTTACGTGGGCTGAGCAGTCGTTGATTGGCAGCTCCATCCTGCAGGACAGCATGCGCCAACGGCGCATCCTGGGGGCACGGCGTGCGCGCGTGGAACGCGAACCGGGGCTGTTCACCGGGCCGGATACACTGCTGTTCCGCATTGGCAATGACGATGAATTTATTCAGGGCGGCGAGATGCTGGAGGTCAGCAGCCGCAACCCGGAGCAGACCTCGGGCGAGCCTGCGGAGATGATGTTGTACATCATGCAGGGATAA
- a CDS encoding DotU family type IV/VI secretion system protein: MAEALDLENSLLLMQFRQFCAELLHLRDQLERPVASPGPSIAAELNTVEAPSPVAAAYAAAAAATAAAVAAARSAGAVIDTPEPPPVMPSANPLWPAAEDLIAAQREEGRNRLLNLLEQQTYQSMALGGSYGITVLREAQYVMAALADEVLLTANWPGKAGWRLLEEELFRSHASGEIFFTRLDALLKQGDAGSAELAMVFFLALSMNFRGKYRNNDPQRVLSRYRRQLFLRLYHRAPDSADDGVLFAQAYDVVPPAEEFRRLPNPHRWWFAVAGVVVAWLLISWAIWASLTSPLHEQLQRIQHAAGVDSGATLP; the protein is encoded by the coding sequence GTGGCTGAAGCGTTGGATCTGGAGAATTCGCTGCTGCTGATGCAGTTCCGCCAGTTTTGTGCGGAGCTATTGCATTTGCGTGACCAATTGGAGCGTCCGGTGGCGTCTCCTGGACCGTCCATTGCAGCGGAGTTAAATACAGTAGAGGCGCCATCGCCAGTAGCAGCGGCCTATGCCGCCGCTGCCGCCGCCACTGCCGCAGCGGTTGCGGCTGCGCGTAGCGCCGGGGCGGTCATAGATACGCCAGAGCCACCGCCGGTTATGCCTTCAGCCAACCCGTTGTGGCCTGCTGCGGAAGATCTGATTGCAGCGCAACGCGAAGAAGGGCGCAACCGCCTGTTGAATCTGCTGGAACAGCAGACGTATCAGAGCATGGCGTTGGGCGGGTCCTATGGCATCACGGTGCTTCGCGAAGCGCAGTATGTGATGGCTGCGTTGGCGGATGAAGTCCTGCTGACAGCGAACTGGCCCGGTAAGGCAGGCTGGCGGCTCTTAGAGGAAGAACTCTTTCGTTCACATGCTTCAGGCGAGATATTCTTCACGCGATTGGATGCTTTGTTAAAGCAGGGCGACGCCGGATCGGCTGAGTTGGCCATGGTTTTCTTCCTGGCGCTGTCGATGAATTTTCGCGGCAAGTATCGCAATAATGATCCGCAAAGAGTGCTTTCGCGCTATCGCAGACAGTTGTTCCTGCGGCTGTATCATCGAGCGCCCGATTCCGCGGATGATGGTGTCTTGTTTGCGCAGGCGTATGACGTTGTGCCCCCTGCGGAAGAGTTTCGTCGACTACCTAATCCGCATCGCTGGTGGTTTGCAGTCGCGGGTGTGGTGGTGGCGTGGTTACTGATCTCGTGGGCCATATGGGCGTCGTTGACGTCGCCGCTGCATGAACAGCTGCAACGCATTCAACATGCTGCTGGCGTGGATTCAGGAGCGACGCTGCCATGA
- a CDS encoding type VI secretion protein IcmF/TssM N-terminal domain-containing protein yields MTGSTLYIVLVIATVLLLVVIVAAIFLLSRSRSAKETSITPASTEASANTSLVATTEMATSFRGAMNLLQERTGDADFKYVLPWYLLIGSSASGKSALLADSSLASEITDQVQVEQGAGITWNFLPEGVLLDVAGDWSFGNGTNATATWRRLMMMLRRHRPERPIDGVVVAISAKDLIGPAALEPSTLVERATYLQQRLRQIQSDAGLRLPVYIVITHADSIDGFRELAHALTAEQRDEMFGWSNPYSADLQFRGEWTDVALSEMRIALDYRIQQIFAVEEWTRSHDAMSLLPIHLLGLQPRLKVFLSRALRSSGNVPEPFFRGIYLTGMLPDDLWQTQRQRVAFAAVPHVAVPMRSNLPRATFIDTGFMKGGHDSSRGFDWGALATTGVPEMVERWPSETARIVYVRDLILRRIFPERTLAVPLANSFQSRDQTRRILQWTSAGLAVVFIIGMIFGYRSMAATRDRLAPLLTNVANDMRMRAVDAPLLADDAVIQTPTDDLIRVTLQASDSRVHSIFYPSSWGSPLDASVQKAIAPAFRVLVLERFERQLERKAAQITSADVLQQGSPDVVVRPNDPSGSGRGSVALEDLPSYRIQQHFVDSLLNLQQHVNLYTRLSTPGSGAGLQEVVELDAYLNNRPEVTLPSDATSPAFEQAIASAPWRPFRYTSVDERNAAQRFRDMNALLLSDAIENNPIRFAGESLVIALRKISGKGQPSYEDIRTAQRAFSDLNNVLRRPDLAWVGSDEFRMPTALYRVTLEPIGQTPYLPSSLRPTMQQDAEEAFRRMTEALDSLQAPQAGALLTSSGGRLQLTPKAQEVQLGLENLLNLSFVTPSDPVTASLTQGNNSTDWNKAALQEAMKLPDALRRYMTESLQQVPPSLQSSLGAIARERVGVAMESAVAHAQISGPALPASPSLAEIQPALQRFAAAAPTLNDVLATMRANGLNGPYTRLRIVADEQALSLLSALDRSFNAQNLYGISPAALERWNGKADPAATLLGSSGEELPAFLTTEREHVRAYSNTADPAVQFLLANGDNSRLPRRWQQIATELRQYDAKRPGNSVHTLEDFIASDLPKLRIDAACSSTPFHGNNSDYFQQTAVTLSSEVRARCEALRGSGEASAWDAVVARFEGELAGRYPFADLNSSTAVEADPSSIAQFYALLDVYQSLRRGSISSGVQRIFTEELAQAKPFFIAINSKPSSTIDFIPHFRAERSREAGGNQVAEWTLQIGNDSFRSGDPERKGSWSLGQPVTLTLRWAKNAAFVPKDASGPGMNANAQGVTYRFRDAWALLRLAHTLAIPVRDPAYSGDPNLLMIRVPERGVQTLAGIQTATIGEAKVFLRLDLLASGKPDAIAMPALPLPNAAPQHAAAGRGDAR; encoded by the coding sequence ATGACCGGCTCTACGCTCTACATTGTTCTTGTCATCGCCACGGTGTTGCTGCTGGTGGTCATTGTTGCTGCCATCTTTTTGTTGAGCCGTTCGCGGTCGGCGAAAGAGACATCCATCACACCCGCCTCCACTGAGGCTTCTGCGAATACTTCGCTGGTGGCCACAACCGAGATGGCTACCAGCTTTCGCGGGGCCATGAACCTGTTGCAGGAACGTACTGGCGATGCGGATTTCAAGTATGTTTTGCCGTGGTATCTGCTGATTGGCAGCAGCGCATCGGGTAAGTCGGCGCTCCTCGCGGATTCATCACTGGCGTCCGAGATCACAGACCAGGTGCAGGTGGAACAGGGCGCGGGCATTACATGGAACTTCCTGCCGGAAGGCGTTCTGCTGGATGTTGCAGGGGACTGGTCGTTCGGCAATGGCACCAACGCAACTGCAACATGGCGGCGATTGATGATGATGTTACGGCGTCATCGTCCGGAACGGCCCATTGATGGCGTGGTAGTAGCGATCTCCGCGAAAGACCTGATTGGCCCCGCAGCATTGGAGCCTTCCACACTGGTGGAGCGAGCCACCTATCTGCAGCAACGTCTGCGGCAGATTCAATCGGACGCAGGCTTGCGTTTACCGGTCTATATCGTCATCACGCATGCGGATAGCATTGATGGCTTCCGCGAACTGGCGCATGCGCTTACTGCAGAGCAGCGCGACGAGATGTTCGGATGGTCCAATCCTTACTCTGCCGATCTGCAGTTCCGCGGCGAATGGACGGACGTAGCGCTGTCCGAAATGCGCATTGCGTTGGACTATCGGATTCAGCAGATCTTTGCGGTGGAGGAGTGGACGCGTTCTCATGATGCAATGTCCTTGCTGCCCATCCATCTGCTTGGATTGCAGCCGCGCCTGAAGGTATTCCTGTCGCGTGCATTGCGTTCCTCGGGCAATGTCCCGGAGCCGTTCTTTCGCGGGATCTATCTCACAGGCATGCTGCCGGATGATCTGTGGCAGACACAACGGCAGCGAGTAGCCTTTGCCGCTGTGCCGCATGTCGCGGTGCCCATGCGGAGCAATTTGCCGCGGGCAACGTTTATCGACACCGGCTTTATGAAAGGTGGCCACGACAGTTCCCGTGGCTTTGATTGGGGTGCACTTGCCACCACCGGTGTCCCGGAAATGGTGGAGCGTTGGCCCAGTGAGACGGCACGCATCGTCTACGTGCGCGATCTGATTCTGCGTCGGATCTTTCCAGAGCGCACCCTCGCTGTACCGCTGGCCAACTCGTTTCAATCGCGCGATCAGACGCGCCGCATACTTCAATGGACCAGTGCCGGGCTCGCCGTTGTATTCATCATCGGCATGATCTTTGGCTATCGCAGCATGGCCGCAACGCGTGACCGACTGGCGCCTTTGCTGACCAACGTTGCCAACGATATGCGTATGCGTGCCGTGGATGCGCCTTTGCTGGCGGATGATGCTGTCATTCAGACACCCACGGACGACCTGATCCGCGTCACACTGCAGGCTTCGGACAGCCGTGTGCACTCCATCTTCTATCCGTCGTCATGGGGCAGTCCGCTCGATGCGAGTGTGCAGAAGGCCATTGCACCGGCATTCCGCGTGCTGGTGCTGGAACGCTTTGAGCGCCAACTGGAACGTAAGGCCGCACAGATTACCAGCGCGGATGTGTTGCAGCAGGGAAGCCCCGATGTAGTGGTAAGGCCCAACGATCCCAGCGGCAGTGGGCGCGGTTCCGTTGCGCTCGAAGACCTGCCCAGCTATCGCATTCAGCAACACTTCGTCGATAGCCTTCTGAATCTTCAGCAACACGTCAACCTGTATACGCGCCTCAGCACACCTGGTTCTGGTGCTGGCTTGCAAGAGGTTGTGGAACTGGATGCGTATCTCAACAACAGGCCGGAGGTAACGCTTCCTTCCGATGCGACAAGCCCGGCGTTTGAGCAGGCCATCGCAAGCGCTCCGTGGAGACCATTCCGTTATACATCCGTGGATGAACGCAACGCCGCACAGCGGTTTCGCGATATGAATGCGCTGCTGCTCTCAGATGCGATTGAGAACAACCCAATACGCTTTGCAGGTGAATCGCTGGTCATTGCGCTGCGAAAGATCAGTGGCAAAGGACAGCCATCGTATGAAGACATCCGCACAGCGCAGAGAGCTTTTTCTGATCTGAACAATGTACTCCGCCGTCCAGACCTTGCATGGGTGGGTAGCGACGAATTCCGCATGCCCACGGCGCTCTATCGCGTGACGTTGGAGCCGATCGGGCAGACACCGTATCTTCCTTCATCGCTGCGCCCCACCATGCAGCAGGATGCTGAGGAGGCCTTCCGTCGCATGACGGAAGCATTGGATAGCCTTCAGGCACCACAGGCTGGCGCATTGCTGACCAGCAGCGGAGGACGTCTGCAACTGACGCCCAAGGCGCAGGAGGTGCAACTTGGCCTTGAGAATCTATTGAACCTGAGCTTTGTGACACCGTCGGACCCTGTGACAGCATCACTGACGCAGGGAAACAATTCGACGGACTGGAATAAGGCCGCGTTGCAGGAAGCCATGAAGCTGCCGGATGCGCTTCGGCGTTACATGACCGAGAGTTTGCAACAGGTGCCCCCATCGTTACAGTCAAGCCTGGGTGCCATTGCACGCGAACGTGTTGGCGTGGCGATGGAATCGGCCGTGGCTCATGCGCAGATCAGCGGCCCCGCGCTGCCTGCGTCTCCCTCGCTTGCGGAGATCCAACCTGCTCTGCAGCGTTTCGCAGCAGCTGCGCCAACGCTGAACGACGTGCTGGCCACCATGCGTGCGAATGGCCTCAATGGGCCATATACGCGTCTTCGCATCGTTGCGGATGAGCAGGCGTTATCGCTGCTGAGTGCGTTGGATCGTTCCTTCAACGCGCAGAATCTGTACGGCATTTCTCCTGCCGCACTGGAACGCTGGAATGGCAAAGCCGATCCTGCCGCCACGTTGCTTGGCTCTTCTGGTGAGGAACTGCCTGCGTTTCTCACAACGGAGCGCGAGCATGTGCGGGCCTATAGCAACACCGCCGATCCTGCCGTGCAATTTCTGCTGGCCAACGGAGACAACAGCCGCCTGCCGCGTCGTTGGCAGCAGATCGCTACGGAGCTTCGTCAGTACGACGCGAAGCGTCCTGGCAACTCCGTGCACACGCTGGAAGATTTCATCGCATCGGATTTACCTAAGTTGCGTATCGATGCGGCATGTTCGTCTACGCCGTTCCACGGCAACAACAGCGACTATTTTCAACAGACCGCGGTGACTCTCAGCAGTGAAGTGCGCGCGCGTTGCGAGGCATTACGTGGCAGCGGCGAAGCCTCCGCATGGGATGCAGTCGTCGCACGTTTCGAAGGTGAACTGGCCGGTCGTTATCCCTTTGCCGACCTCAACTCTTCCACGGCTGTTGAGGCTGATCCTTCGTCCATTGCGCAGTTCTACGCATTGCTGGATGTCTATCAATCGCTTCGCCGTGGCAGTATCTCTTCAGGTGTGCAGCGCATCTTCACGGAGGAACTGGCGCAGGCAAAGCCATTCTTTATCGCCATCAACAGCAAGCCGTCGAGCACAATCGACTTCATCCCGCACTTTCGCGCTGAGCGTTCTCGAGAGGCTGGTGGCAACCAGGTGGCGGAGTGGACGCTACAAATCGGTAATGACAGCTTTCGTTCTGGCGACCCCGAACGTAAAGGTTCATGGTCGCTGGGACAGCCCGTCACTTTGACATTGCGATGGGCAAAAAATGCGGCGTTCGTACCCAAAGATGCCTCAGGCCCAGGTATGAACGCGAATGCGCAAGGCGTAACTTATCGCTTCCGCGATGCGTGGGCATTGTTACGGCTTGCACATACGCTTGCCATCCCGGTACGCGATCCTGCATATTCAGGCGATCCGAACTTATTGATGATTCGAGTTCCCGAACGAGGAGTACAGACGCTGGCTGGCATTCAGACTGCGACGATTGGAGAGGCGAAGGTGTTCCTGCGGCTGGATCTTCTGGCTTCGGGAAAGCCGGATGCCATTGCCATGCCCGCGCTGCCGCTGCCGAACGCAGCTCCGCAACACGCTGCTGCCGGACGAGGTGATGCACGATGA